Proteins encoded within one genomic window of uncultured Sphingopyxis sp.:
- a CDS encoding HAMP domain-containing sensor histidine kinase has product MTERVIRGRIDRSGALVSADAPLLRLQQRAGAGLDKPLALPHLARLVTLAQRLHRDISRPLYAADDHSDIHALVRITPDADGASLEITDWRARPLVQPQVPPIAEGAVVPQSWTWECDQQLRIVALRAAPGALPVPEGWEGRSLSELFELQPDADGRFPVLRALARQARFEGQRVRVAEAAMTLAGEALFDATGRFTGFRGSAVATEAQPAAEHKTPGALVDPAFGSLPLSDPQFGRRIDGALRGPLSRIIATAETISGQFDGPIRADYARYAGDIAHAGRHLLGLVDDLADLQNIERPGFKAARDEIDLGDLARRAVGLLGMKAEEKGIRIDAPRTDDRAPAFGEFRRVLQVLLNLLGNAIRYSPENSQIWIRVDREEGRATVTVADQGQGIDAEQQAVVFEKFERLGRTDSGGSGLGLYIARRLARAMDGDLTVDSAPGQGARFTLSLPAR; this is encoded by the coding sequence GTGACCGAGCGCGTCATCCGGGGCCGCATCGACCGGTCGGGCGCGCTGGTGAGCGCCGACGCGCCGCTGCTGCGCCTGCAACAGCGCGCGGGCGCGGGGCTCGACAAGCCGCTCGCGCTGCCGCATCTCGCACGCCTCGTCACGCTGGCGCAGCGATTGCACCGCGACATCAGCCGGCCGCTCTATGCGGCCGACGACCATAGCGACATTCACGCGCTCGTTCGCATCACCCCCGACGCCGACGGCGCGAGCCTCGAGATCACCGACTGGCGCGCGCGGCCGCTGGTCCAGCCGCAGGTGCCGCCGATCGCCGAGGGCGCGGTGGTTCCGCAAAGCTGGACGTGGGAATGCGACCAGCAATTGCGCATCGTCGCGCTGCGCGCCGCCCCCGGCGCCCTGCCGGTGCCCGAAGGCTGGGAAGGGCGCTCGCTGTCCGAACTGTTCGAGCTTCAGCCCGACGCGGACGGCCGCTTTCCCGTGCTGCGCGCGCTGGCGCGGCAGGCGCGCTTCGAGGGGCAGCGCGTCCGGGTCGCGGAGGCGGCGATGACACTTGCCGGCGAAGCCCTGTTCGACGCGACGGGACGCTTCACCGGCTTTCGCGGCAGCGCGGTCGCCACCGAAGCGCAGCCCGCGGCCGAGCACAAGACGCCCGGCGCGCTCGTCGATCCGGCTTTCGGATCGCTGCCGCTGTCGGACCCGCAGTTCGGCCGCCGCATCGACGGCGCGCTGCGCGGGCCATTGAGCCGCATCATCGCGACGGCCGAGACGATTTCGGGACAGTTCGACGGGCCGATCCGCGCAGATTATGCACGCTACGCGGGCGACATCGCTCACGCGGGGCGCCACTTGCTCGGCCTCGTCGACGACCTTGCCGACCTCCAGAATATCGAGCGTCCGGGCTTCAAGGCGGCGCGCGACGAAATCGATCTCGGCGATCTCGCCCGCCGTGCCGTCGGCCTGCTCGGCATGAAGGCCGAGGAAAAGGGCATCCGCATCGATGCGCCGCGCACCGACGACCGGGCGCCGGCTTTTGGCGAGTTCCGGCGCGTGCTGCAGGTGCTGCTCAACCTGCTCGGCAACGCGATCCGCTATTCGCCCGAAAATTCGCAGATATGGATCCGCGTCGACCGTGAGGAGGGCCGCGCGACGGTGACCGTCGCCGACCAGGGGCAGGGGATCGACGCCGAGCAGCAGGCGGTGGTGTTCGAGAAATTCGAACGGCTCGGACGCACCGACAGCGGCGGATCGGGGCTGGGACTCTATATCGCCCGCCGGCTGGCGCGCGCGATGGACGGCGATCTGACGGTCGACAGCGCGCCGGGGCAGGGCGCGCGGTTTACTTTGAGCCTGCCGGCGCGTTAG
- a CDS encoding chorismate-binding protein yields the protein MSIEGRAAALEALAQGRGAVVWQRLIADIETPVSAALKLIDPGRGDWVLESVESGETRGRYSLIGLDPDLMFEVTGDAARLNRDWRRDRTAFAPLETGALQALRDLVAECRFDVPEGLPKALATLVGFFAYETIGLVERIPRAPGAGLGLPDMIFVRPTVILVFDRLADELFLIAPIWPDAHGAIDRMIDAAQDRLDTIAARLSSASAHADRATTAALPEAIAADPATTPARFAEMVAAAKGYIAAGDIFQVVLSQRFSTPFDLPPFDLYRALRRVNPSPFLYFLDLPGFALIGSSPEILVRVRDGEITIRPIAGTRPRGRTSAEDVENRDSLLADPKERAEHLMLLDLGRNDVGRAAVGGSVTVTDSYTVEFYSHVMHIVSNVIGRIAPGKDAIDALFAGFPAGTVSGAPKVRACQIIAELEADARGPYAGGVGYFAPDGNMDSCIVLRTAIVKDGEMHVQAGAGIVADSDPAYEQRECEAKAGALFAAAREAVRLAGTPGYGQ from the coding sequence GTGAGCATCGAGGGAAGAGCCGCCGCGCTCGAGGCGCTGGCGCAGGGACGCGGCGCGGTCGTCTGGCAGCGGCTGATCGCCGACATCGAAACCCCCGTCTCGGCGGCGCTCAAGCTGATTGATCCGGGGCGCGGCGACTGGGTGCTCGAATCGGTCGAGAGCGGCGAGACGCGCGGACGCTACAGCCTGATCGGGCTAGACCCCGACCTGATGTTCGAGGTCACCGGCGATGCCGCGCGGCTCAACCGCGACTGGCGCCGCGACCGCACGGCCTTCGCGCCGCTCGAAACCGGCGCGCTGCAGGCGCTGCGTGACCTCGTCGCCGAATGCCGCTTCGACGTGCCCGAGGGGCTGCCGAAGGCACTCGCAACGCTCGTCGGCTTTTTCGCTTATGAGACGATCGGCCTTGTCGAGCGCATCCCGCGCGCGCCGGGGGCGGGCCTCGGCCTGCCCGACATGATCTTCGTGCGCCCGACGGTGATCCTCGTCTTCGACCGGCTCGCCGACGAACTGTTTCTGATCGCGCCGATCTGGCCCGACGCCCATGGCGCGATCGACCGGATGATCGACGCCGCGCAGGATCGTCTCGACACCATCGCCGCGCGCCTGTCGAGCGCCAGCGCGCACGCCGATCGCGCGACGACGGCGGCGCTGCCCGAAGCGATCGCCGCCGACCCCGCCACCACGCCCGCGCGCTTCGCCGAAATGGTCGCCGCGGCGAAGGGCTATATCGCCGCGGGCGACATTTTTCAGGTCGTGCTGTCGCAGCGCTTCTCGACGCCGTTCGACCTGCCGCCCTTCGACCTCTATCGCGCGCTCCGCCGCGTGAACCCCTCGCCCTTCCTCTATTTCCTCGATCTGCCGGGCTTCGCGCTGATCGGCTCGTCACCGGAGATTCTCGTGCGGGTCAGGGATGGCGAGATCACGATCCGTCCGATCGCGGGCACCCGCCCGCGCGGCCGCACCAGCGCCGAGGATGTCGAGAATCGCGACAGCCTGCTCGCCGATCCCAAGGAACGCGCCGAACATCTGATGCTGCTCGACCTCGGCCGCAACGACGTCGGCCGCGCAGCGGTGGGCGGCAGCGTGACCGTCACCGACAGCTATACGGTCGAGTTCTACAGCCACGTCATGCACATCGTCTCGAACGTCATCGGCCGCATCGCGCCCGGCAAGGACGCGATCGACGCGCTGTTCGCCGGCTTTCCCGCCGGCACGGTCAGCGGCGCTCCTAAAGTGCGCGCGTGCCAGATCATCGCCGAACTCGAAGCCGACGCGCGCGGGCCCTACGCGGGCGGCGTCGGCTATTTCGCCCCTGACGGCAACATGGACAGCTGCATCGTACTCAGGACCGCGATCGTCAAGGATGGCGAAATGCACGTCCAGGCCGGCGCGGGCATCGTCGCCGACAGCGATCCCGCCTATGAACAGCGCGAGTGCGAGGCGAAAGCCGGCGCCCTCTTCGCGGCGGCACGCGAAGCCGTGCGGTTGGCAGGCACGCCGGGATATGGGCAGTAG
- a CDS encoding peptidylprolyl isomerase, translating into MITAIRALFSSTIGKFLALAFVVLVGVAFALSDVTGNSTFGGMGGANVAKVGSENIGIGELRERVRQTYNQARQDQPGLTMAAFVESGGLDQVLDQLIEGSAFDQFATELGFGVSKRLIDGRIADLPAFSGVSGKFDQTVFENFLRQNGISEAQLRRDLRQQLLVEQLAAPIAQMPRIAPGMAQPYAALLLEQRRGQATFIPSSPFAPTADPGDAALRTFLSQNKAKFTVPERRVIQYALFDRGAVPVPAVTDAEIAKVYKDNAAQYAASETRRFAQVILPDRAAANALAAKVRGGASLAAAAQAAGLSASTTGDLTETAYAATTTPAAAKAAFAAQRGDLVGPVQTGLGWTVARVEDVTAKPARSLAQASEEIRTELAKNKANEAIVDYYNAIQDAVNGGASVEEIAADRKLPLVETPALLPDGRAPGQPAFVPAPELAPLVAQAFQAAGEGEGHIATIVENEKFAVYAVKSVVAAAPPPFAQIRADLLSEWRFAEGQKVARDKARAIVKAVEGGKSLNEAVAAAGPNIGSVQAIGGRRAELGADGKPVPPELALLFSMAKDSVKTLEIPGNRGWMVIALNDVQRPDPKAIEPQRVAAIAQPLAPAFGNELIEQLAAEAKRRVGVTINKDLVAQLRAELTGNAPVTE; encoded by the coding sequence ATGATTACCGCCATCCGCGCCCTGTTTTCCTCGACGATCGGCAAATTTCTCGCCCTCGCCTTCGTCGTGCTCGTCGGCGTCGCCTTTGCCTTGAGCGACGTCACCGGCAATTCGACCTTCGGCGGAATGGGCGGCGCCAACGTCGCAAAGGTCGGCAGCGAGAATATCGGGATCGGCGAACTGCGCGAGCGCGTCCGTCAGACCTATAATCAGGCGCGGCAGGATCAGCCCGGGCTGACGATGGCCGCTTTCGTCGAATCGGGCGGCCTCGACCAGGTGCTCGACCAGCTCATCGAAGGCTCGGCCTTCGACCAGTTCGCGACCGAATTGGGCTTCGGCGTCAGCAAGCGGCTGATCGACGGCCGCATCGCCGACCTGCCTGCTTTCTCGGGCGTGTCGGGCAAGTTCGACCAGACGGTGTTCGAAAATTTCCTGCGCCAGAACGGCATCAGCGAAGCGCAACTGCGCCGCGACCTGCGCCAGCAACTGCTGGTCGAACAGCTTGCCGCCCCGATCGCGCAGATGCCGCGCATCGCGCCCGGCATGGCGCAGCCCTATGCCGCGCTGCTCCTCGAACAACGCCGCGGCCAGGCGACCTTCATTCCTTCGAGTCCCTTCGCGCCGACCGCCGATCCCGGCGACGCGGCGCTCCGGACCTTCCTGTCGCAGAATAAGGCGAAGTTCACCGTGCCCGAGCGCCGCGTGATCCAATATGCGCTGTTCGACCGCGGCGCCGTGCCCGTTCCCGCGGTCACCGACGCCGAAATCGCCAAGGTCTACAAGGACAATGCCGCGCAATATGCCGCGAGCGAAACGCGCCGCTTCGCGCAGGTGATCCTTCCTGACCGGGCGGCCGCGAACGCGCTCGCCGCGAAGGTTCGCGGCGGAGCCTCGCTCGCCGCAGCGGCGCAGGCGGCGGGGCTTTCCGCCTCGACCACCGGCGATCTGACCGAAACGGCCTATGCCGCAACGACGACGCCCGCCGCCGCGAAAGCGGCTTTCGCGGCGCAGCGCGGCGACCTCGTTGGCCCGGTGCAGACCGGTCTCGGCTGGACCGTCGCTCGCGTCGAGGACGTCACCGCCAAGCCCGCGCGCTCCTTGGCTCAAGCGAGCGAAGAGATCCGCACCGAACTCGCCAAGAACAAGGCGAACGAAGCGATCGTCGATTATTACAACGCGATTCAGGACGCCGTGAATGGCGGCGCCTCGGTCGAGGAAATCGCCGCCGACCGCAAGCTCCCGCTCGTCGAAACCCCCGCGCTGCTGCCCGACGGCCGTGCGCCCGGCCAGCCCGCTTTCGTGCCCGCGCCCGAACTCGCGCCGCTCGTCGCGCAGGCCTTCCAGGCCGCGGGCGAAGGCGAAGGCCATATCGCGACGATCGTCGAGAATGAGAAATTCGCCGTCTATGCGGTGAAGTCGGTCGTCGCCGCGGCGCCGCCCCCCTTCGCGCAGATCCGCGCCGACCTGCTCAGCGAATGGCGCTTTGCCGAGGGGCAGAAGGTCGCCCGCGACAAGGCGCGCGCGATCGTGAAGGCGGTCGAGGGCGGCAAGAGCCTGAACGAAGCGGTCGCCGCCGCGGGGCCGAACATCGGCAGCGTGCAGGCGATCGGCGGCCGCCGCGCCGAACTCGGCGCCGACGGCAAGCCCGTCCCGCCCGAGCTCGCCCTGCTCTTCTCGATGGCGAAGGACAGCGTCAAGACGCTCGAAATCCCGGGCAATCGCGGCTGGATGGTCATCGCGCTCAACGACGTGCAGCGCCCCGATCCGAAAGCGATCGAGCCGCAGCGCGTCGCCGCGATCGCCCAGCCGCTCGCCCCCGCCTTCGGTAACGAGCTGATCGAACAGCTCGCCGCCGAAGCGAAGCGCCGCGTCGGCGTGACGATCAACAAGGACCTCGTCGCCCAACTGCGCGCCGAACTCACCGGCAACGCGCCGGTCACCGAATAA
- the tpiA gene encoding triose-phosphate isomerase, whose protein sequence is MTRRKYVVGNWKMNGLTGALAEARAIFAAAADHAGVDVAICPPFTLIAPMVAAAPGGAVGGQDCHSAASGAFTGSVAAPMLADIGARVVIVGHSERREGFGESDADVRAKAEAGLGAGLAVILCVGEPREVRESGGAIDYVLAQIAGSVPDAFDPARLAIAYEPIWAIGTGLVPTVGDVAAMHGAIRGALAARFGDAAQQMRILYGGSVNGDNAAELLGAGDVDGALVGGASLTAAKFVPIVAAAAEL, encoded by the coding sequence ATGACGCGGCGCAAATATGTGGTCGGCAACTGGAAGATGAACGGATTGACGGGCGCGCTCGCCGAGGCGCGGGCGATCTTCGCCGCGGCGGCGGATCATGCGGGTGTCGACGTCGCCATCTGCCCGCCCTTCACGCTGATCGCTCCGATGGTCGCCGCCGCGCCCGGCGGTGCGGTCGGCGGGCAGGACTGCCATAGCGCGGCGTCGGGCGCCTTCACCGGGTCGGTCGCGGCGCCGATGCTCGCGGACATCGGCGCGCGCGTCGTGATCGTCGGGCATAGCGAGCGGCGCGAGGGATTCGGCGAAAGCGACGCCGACGTGCGCGCCAAGGCCGAAGCGGGGCTGGGCGCAGGGCTGGCGGTGATCCTTTGCGTGGGCGAACCGCGCGAGGTGCGCGAATCGGGCGGGGCGATCGACTATGTGCTGGCGCAGATCGCGGGATCGGTGCCCGATGCGTTCGATCCGGCGCGCCTCGCCATCGCCTATGAGCCGATCTGGGCGATCGGGACGGGGCTGGTTCCGACGGTCGGAGACGTCGCAGCGATGCACGGCGCGATCCGCGGGGCGCTGGCCGCGCGGTTCGGCGATGCTGCCCAGCAAATGCGCATTCTCTATGGCGGGTCGGTCAATGGCGACAATGCCGCCGAATTGCTCGGCGCGGGCGATGTCGACGGCGCGCTGGTCGGTGGAGCGAGCCTGACGGCAGCGAAGTTCGTGCCGATCGTGGCGGCGGCGGCCGAATTATAA
- the secG gene encoding preprotein translocase subunit SecG: MSSLFTFLLVVQALVAAAMIGVILMQKSEGGGLGVGGSPAGLLSARGAADFMTRATTILATAFVALSILLAAMASVGRSGSTIDTSLSKSAQTSGAAPASSLTAPAQQAPANAAPAPASDDPLAAAAAAAANQEAAPAPAQAPPAKK; encoded by the coding sequence ATGTCCAGCCTTTTCACCTTCCTGCTTGTCGTCCAGGCGCTCGTTGCCGCGGCGATGATCGGCGTCATTTTGATGCAGAAATCGGAAGGTGGCGGCCTGGGCGTCGGCGGCAGCCCCGCGGGCCTGTTGTCGGCGCGCGGCGCGGCGGATTTCATGACCCGCGCGACGACGATCCTCGCGACGGCGTTCGTCGCGCTGTCGATCCTGCTCGCGGCGATGGCTTCAGTCGGGCGCAGCGGCTCGACGATCGACACCTCGCTGTCGAAATCGGCGCAGACGAGCGGTGCGGCACCGGCCTCGTCGCTGACCGCCCCGGCCCAGCAGGCGCCCGCAAATGCGGCGCCGGCCCCGGCGAGCGACGATCCGCTGGCGGCTGCGGCCGCCGCGGCGGCCAATCAGGAAGCCGCTCCGGCTCCCGCGCAGGCACCCCCCGCCAAGAAATAA
- a CDS encoding CTP synthase translates to MARFIFITGGVVSSLGKGLMAASLAALLQARGYRVRIRKFDPYLNVDPGTMSPYQHGEVYVTDDGAETDLDLGHYERFTGVAARQSDNVTSGRIYQGIIAKERRGDYLGATVQVVPHVTDAIKEFARAETDDLDFVLCEIGGTVGDIESLPFIEAIRQLKNEVGRENAISVHVTLVPYIAAAGELKTKPTQHSVRELASLGVQPDILLCRCEKPLPDTERAKIAQFCNVRKEAVIPALDADSIYSVPVQYHGEGLDSEVLHAFGIHDAPAPDLSRWYDIMDRKQHPEGEVTIGVVGKYVSLPDAYKSLNEALVHGGMAHRVKVNIRWLDAEMFERDEDLAANLEPMHGILVPGGFGERGSEGKISSVRFARERGVPFFGICLGMQMACIEGARNTSGIADASSTEFGPTDEPVVGMITEWMSAEGLQKRGADTDLGGTMRLGAYEAKLSPNSHVASVYGANEISERHRHRYEVNGAYRESLEKGGLVFSGMSPDGMLPEIVERPDHPWFIGVQFHPELKSKPFDPHPLFAGFIEAAVKQSRLV, encoded by the coding sequence ATGGCGCGGTTCATTTTTATCACCGGCGGCGTGGTCTCCTCGCTTGGCAAAGGTTTGATGGCGGCTAGCCTCGCAGCCTTGTTGCAGGCGCGCGGCTATCGCGTCCGTATCCGGAAGTTCGATCCCTATCTGAATGTCGATCCGGGCACGATGTCGCCCTATCAGCACGGCGAGGTCTATGTGACCGACGACGGGGCGGAGACCGACCTCGACCTCGGCCATTACGAGCGTTTCACGGGCGTTGCGGCGCGGCAGAGCGACAATGTCACCTCGGGCCGCATCTATCAGGGCATCATCGCCAAGGAACGCCGCGGCGACTATCTGGGTGCGACGGTGCAGGTCGTCCCGCACGTCACTGACGCGATCAAGGAATTTGCGCGCGCCGAGACCGACGACCTCGATTTCGTGCTGTGCGAGATCGGCGGGACGGTGGGCGACATCGAATCGCTGCCCTTCATCGAGGCGATCCGCCAGCTCAAGAATGAAGTCGGGCGCGAGAATGCGATCTCGGTCCATGTCACGCTGGTGCCCTATATCGCCGCTGCGGGCGAGCTGAAGACCAAGCCGACGCAGCATAGCGTGCGCGAACTCGCGTCGCTCGGCGTCCAGCCCGACATATTGCTCTGCCGCTGCGAAAAGCCGCTGCCCGACACCGAACGCGCGAAAATCGCGCAATTCTGCAACGTCCGCAAGGAAGCGGTGATCCCGGCGCTCGACGCCGACAGCATCTATTCGGTGCCGGTTCAATATCATGGCGAGGGGCTGGACAGCGAAGTCCTCCACGCCTTCGGTATTCACGACGCACCCGCGCCCGACCTGTCGCGCTGGTACGACATCATGGACCGCAAGCAGCATCCCGAGGGCGAGGTGACGATCGGCGTCGTCGGCAAATATGTGTCGCTGCCCGACGCCTATAAATCCTTGAACGAGGCGCTGGTCCACGGCGGCATGGCGCACCGGGTCAAGGTCAATATCCGCTGGCTCGACGCCGAAATGTTCGAGCGCGACGAGGATCTCGCCGCCAATCTCGAGCCCATGCACGGCATCCTCGTCCCCGGCGGCTTCGGCGAGCGCGGGTCCGAGGGCAAGATTTCGAGCGTGCGCTTCGCGCGCGAACGCGGCGTGCCCTTCTTCGGCATCTGCCTCGGTATGCAGATGGCGTGCATCGAGGGCGCGCGGAACACGAGCGGCATCGCCGATGCGTCGAGCACCGAATTCGGCCCGACCGACGAGCCCGTCGTCGGCATGATCACCGAATGGATGAGCGCCGAGGGGTTGCAGAAGCGCGGCGCCGACACTGACCTCGGCGGCACGATGCGCCTCGGCGCCTATGAGGCGAAGCTGTCGCCGAACAGCCATGTCGCGAGCGTCTATGGCGCGAACGAGATCAGCGAGCGCCACCGCCATCGCTACGAGGTCAACGGCGCCTATCGCGAAAGCCTTGAAAAGGGCGGCCTCGTCTTTTCGGGCATGTCGCCCGACGGCATGCTGCCGGAAATCGTTGAGCGCCCCGATCATCCGTGGTTTATCGGGGTGCAGTTCCATCCGGAGCTCAAGTCGAAGCCGTTCGACCCGCATCCCTTGTTCGCGGGATTCATCGAAGCGGCGGTGAAGCAGAGCCGGCTGGTCTAG
- a CDS encoding Crp/Fnr family transcriptional regulator, which produces MDHAKLAELQGPDSIFSGLTVEDWAEIARRAVQVNFVKGKELLVQGDPSDMMLILTEGTARVSMLTAGGREIVLAYAEPGAVLGEIALLDGGERTASVTATSAGSALQLGRNALKDFAASHPEFAWSLMQQLARRLRTADQTIESDRAYASGPRLARYLKRLIRKDLEVSQRVELSQTELGNFAGMSREHINRQLKSWEESGVISLEQGRVRVLDAEMLEDISESEG; this is translated from the coding sequence ATGGATCACGCGAAACTCGCCGAGTTGCAGGGCCCCGACAGCATCTTTTCCGGCCTGACGGTCGAGGACTGGGCCGAAATCGCGCGCCGCGCGGTGCAGGTCAATTTCGTCAAGGGCAAGGAACTGCTCGTCCAGGGCGACCCCAGCGACATGATGCTGATCCTGACCGAAGGCACGGCACGCGTGTCGATGCTGACTGCGGGCGGCCGCGAGATCGTGCTTGCCTATGCCGAACCCGGTGCGGTGCTCGGCGAGATCGCGCTCCTCGACGGCGGCGAGCGCACCGCATCGGTGACCGCGACCAGCGCGGGCAGCGCGCTCCAGCTCGGACGCAACGCGCTCAAGGATTTTGCCGCGAGCCACCCCGAATTCGCCTGGTCGCTGATGCAGCAGCTCGCGCGGCGGCTGCGTACCGCCGACCAGACGATCGAGAGCGACCGCGCCTATGCGTCGGGCCCGCGCCTCGCGCGCTATCTGAAGCGGCTGATCCGCAAGGATCTGGAGGTATCGCAGCGTGTCGAGCTGAGCCAGACCGAACTCGGCAATTTCGCCGGGATGAGCCGCGAGCATATCAACCGCCAGCTCAAGAGCTGGGAGGAATCGGGGGTGATTTCGCTCGAACAGGGACGCGTGCGCGTGCTCGATGCGGAGATGCTCGAGGATATCAGCGAGAGCGAGGGGTAG
- a CDS encoding lipoprotein-releasing ABC transporter permease subunit produces MILRPYERTIFKRYLLPQRGEGFIFVAAAFSFTAVMLGVAALVVVMSVMNGVRSDLFDKIVGLNGHAVVQGFGGRIDDWRDVLKQAKATPGVVSATPLIEQPLLATFSGRVEGVLVRGMTVPDIRNNKTLGGKVLQGNLASLTAGSGHVAIGSELARNLGAQVGSNVTIINPQGRSTPFGTVPREISYRVTAIFEIGVYDFDKAYIVMPMEDAQLLLLTGDAVQMIEVKTEDPDRVGEILQPLAEKLAAQAVVSDWRSMNASLFEALSIERVAMFVILSLIILVASFNIISSLIMLVRAKTRDMAILRTMGAPRDAVMRIFMAIGLSIGIAGTIAGMIVGFSLLYFRQGVLRGVEFLTGQPLWDPSIRFLTELPSKPDPVEITAIVIMVIVFSFLATLYPAYKAANTDPVQVLRYE; encoded by the coding sequence ATGATTCTGCGTCCTTACGAACGCACCATCTTCAAACGCTATTTGCTTCCGCAGCGCGGCGAGGGGTTCATCTTTGTCGCGGCGGCGTTCAGCTTCACCGCGGTGATGCTCGGCGTCGCGGCGCTGGTCGTGGTGATGAGCGTGATGAACGGCGTGCGCAGCGACTTGTTCGACAAGATTGTCGGGCTCAACGGCCATGCGGTCGTCCAGGGCTTTGGCGGGCGGATCGACGATTGGCGCGATGTGCTGAAACAGGCGAAGGCGACGCCGGGGGTCGTGTCGGCGACCCCGCTGATCGAGCAGCCCCTGCTCGCGACTTTCAGCGGGCGCGTAGAGGGGGTGCTGGTGCGCGGGATGACGGTGCCCGACATCCGCAACAACAAGACGCTGGGCGGCAAGGTGCTCCAGGGCAATCTCGCCAGCCTGACGGCGGGTTCGGGCCATGTCGCGATCGGCAGCGAACTGGCGCGCAACCTGGGCGCGCAGGTCGGGTCGAACGTCACGATCATCAACCCGCAGGGCCGCTCGACGCCGTTCGGCACGGTGCCGCGCGAGATCAGCTATCGCGTAACGGCGATTTTCGAGATCGGCGTCTATGATTTCGACAAGGCCTATATCGTCATGCCGATGGAGGATGCGCAATTGCTGCTGCTCACCGGCGACGCGGTGCAGATGATCGAGGTCAAGACCGAGGACCCGGACCGCGTCGGCGAGATACTGCAGCCGCTGGCCGAAAAACTCGCGGCGCAGGCGGTCGTCTCCGACTGGCGATCGATGAACGCGAGCCTGTTCGAGGCACTGTCGATCGAGCGCGTCGCGATGTTCGTGATCCTGTCGCTGATCATCCTCGTCGCGTCGTTCAACATCATCTCCTCGCTGATCATGCTGGTGCGCGCGAAGACGCGCGACATGGCGATTTTGCGGACGATGGGGGCGCCGCGCGACGCGGTGATGCGCATCTTCATGGCGATCGGGCTGTCGATCGGCATCGCGGGCACGATCGCGGGAATGATCGTCGGCTTTTCGCTGCTCTATTTCCGGCAGGGGGTGCTGCGCGGAGTCGAGTTCCTGACCGGCCAGCCCTTATGGGATCCGTCGATCCGCTTCCTCACCGAACTGCCGTCGAAGCCCGACCCCGTCGAGATCACCGCGATCGTCATCATGGTGATCGTGTTCAGCTTCCTCGCGACGCTTTATCCCGCCTATAAGGCCGCGAATACCGATCCCGTGCAGGTGCTGCGCTATGAGTGA
- a CDS encoding ABC transporter ATP-binding protein produces the protein MSEVALELVGLKRSFTQGDVTIEVLRGVNASLRRGEIVALLGPSGSGKSTMLQAVGLLEGGFEGIIRIDGEDVTRFEQGERTKTRREKIGFVYQFHHLLPDFNAIENVVLPQLIRGAGQAEAEERAADLLGRLGLGERLHHKPSKLSGGEQQRVAVARALANRPLLVLADEPTGNLDEATADRVFDQFVGLVRDHGSAALVATHNERLAAKMDRVLRLHEGHIEA, from the coding sequence ATGAGTGAGGTCGCATTGGAACTGGTCGGGTTGAAGCGCAGCTTCACCCAGGGCGACGTCACCATCGAAGTGCTGCGCGGCGTCAACGCCTCGCTGCGGCGCGGCGAGATCGTCGCGCTGCTGGGCCCCTCGGGATCGGGCAAGTCGACGATGCTGCAAGCCGTGGGCCTGCTCGAAGGCGGCTTCGAGGGCATCATCCGCATCGATGGCGAGGATGTCACGCGTTTCGAGCAGGGCGAGCGGACGAAGACGCGGCGCGAGAAGATCGGCTTCGTCTATCAATTCCATCACCTGCTCCCCGATTTCAACGCGATCGAGAATGTCGTGCTGCCGCAGCTGATCCGCGGCGCGGGGCAGGCCGAGGCGGAGGAGCGCGCGGCCGACCTGCTCGGACGGCTGGGGCTGGGAGAGCGGCTCCATCACAAGCCGAGCAAGCTGTCGGGCGGCGAGCAGCAGCGCGTCGCGGTGGCGCGCGCGCTCGCGAACCGGCCCTTGCTGGTGCTCGCCGACGAGCCGACGGGCAATCTCGACGAGGCGACGGCGGACCGCGTGTTCGACCAGTTCGTGGGGCTGGTGCGCGACCATGGCTCGGCGGCGCTGGTGGCGACGCACAACGAACGGCTGGCGGCGAAGATGGACCGTGTGTTGCGCTTGCACGAGGGGCATATCGAGGCGTAG
- a CDS encoding glutathione peroxidase: protein MALYDLSAKLPGGGVQSLADYRGKVLLIVNTASKCGFTPQYEGLEELYRDYKDRGFEILAFPCNQFGAQEPGDAEEIRNFCSLTYDVSFPLMAKIDVNGDDADPIFKHLKKEKSGLLGSGIKWNFTKFLVDREGKTVSRHAPTTKPEQLRKEIEALL from the coding sequence ATGGCGCTTTACGATCTTTCGGCGAAACTTCCGGGCGGCGGCGTGCAATCGCTGGCCGACTATCGCGGCAAGGTGCTGCTGATCGTCAACACCGCGTCGAAATGCGGCTTCACCCCGCAATATGAAGGGCTGGAGGAGCTGTATCGCGACTACAAGGATCGCGGATTCGAGATACTGGCTTTCCCGTGCAACCAGTTCGGCGCGCAGGAGCCGGGGGACGCCGAAGAGATCAGGAACTTCTGTTCGCTGACCTATGATGTCAGCTTTCCGCTGATGGCGAAGATCGACGTCAACGGCGACGATGCCGATCCGATCTTCAAGCATTTGAAGAAGGAGAAATCGGGGCTGCTCGGCAGCGGGATCAAGTGGAATTTCACGAAATTCCTAGTGGACCGCGAGGGCAAGACCGTGTCGCGCCACGCGCCGACGACAAAGCCCGAGCAACTCAGGAAAGAGATAGAGGCGTTGCTTTGA